Proteins co-encoded in one Bemisia tabaci chromosome 9, PGI_BMITA_v3 genomic window:
- the LOC109039240 gene encoding importin subunit alpha-1, which yields MMNDKENSGPARIRNFKNKGKDGSEMRRRRNEVSVELRKAKKDEQLLKRRNITLDDDEEPLSPHQDNVSSPSEPIRLDDIVRELESTDKNLWREAVRKVRKCLSKERQPPIDSIIQLGIIPRLVSFLSYHEEPALQFDAAWALTNIASGTSEQTQIVVKHGAVPLLIELLGSNKIDVAEQAVWALGNIAGDGPGMRDYVLEHNCMTAILKLIVPEISLNFLRNVVWTISNLVRNKNPPPKFSTVSECLPTLNKLLNHEDESVITDTCWALSYLTDGTNEKIQAVIEAGVVPRLVQLLGHPNANILMPALRTCGNIVTGDDVQTDCIINAGALRFLEALLKHQRPSVVKEAAWTVSNITAGNPNQIQAVINAGILPSIINIIESGDFKSQKEAVWVITNLTTGGTIEQMVMLVQSGALGPFCNMLLNKDWKTVMVVLDGIQNILSNAQKIGEADRVATMIEVCGGLDKLEALQQHSNEKIYQKALAIIDAFFSSEEGVDSSVAPTEVDGQLNFTSSAAPQGGFSF from the exons ATGATGAATGACAAGGAAAATAGCGGTCCTGCCAGAATTCGCAACTTCAAGAACAAGGGCAAAGATGGATCG GAAATGCGAAGACGCCGCAATGAAGTCAGTGTTGAGTTGAGGAAAGCCAAAAAAGATGAACAGCTTCTGAAGAGACGTAACATCACATTGGATGATGATGAGGAGCCACTATCACCACACCAAGATAACGTTTCATCACCATCGGAGCCTATTAGACTGGATGATATTGTGCGCGAACTTGAATCAACAGACAAG AACCTTTGGAGGGAGGCCGTCCGCAAAGTTCGTAAATGCTTGAGTAAAGAACGTCAGCCGCCTATCGACTCGATCATCCAGTTGGGAATTATTCCTCGCTTGGTGAGCTTCCTCTCATACCACGAAGAACCAGCCCTCCAGTTTGATGCAGCGTGGGCACTCACCAACATCGCATCAGGAACCAGCGAACAGACTCAGATCGTTGTCAAACATGGTGCCGTCCCTCTTTTGATTGAACTCTTAGGCTCGAACAAGATAGATGTCGCAGAACAAGCTGTTTGGGCCCTTGGAAACATTGCTGGTGACGGGCCAGGTATGCGAGACTACGTTCTGGAGCACAATTGTATGAcagcaattttgaaattaatcgTCCCTGAAATATCG CTCAATTTCCTGAGGAACGTTGTGTGGACGATCTCTAATTTAGTACGTAACAAGAACCCACCTCCCAAGTTTTCTACGGTTTCAGAATGTTTGCCCACTCTAAACAAATTACTCAACCATGAAGACGAGTCTGTCATTA CCGATACATGTTGGGCGTTGTCTTACCTCACTGATGGGACCAATGAGAAAATTCAGGCTGTCATTGAAGCAGGTGTTGTTCCGCGACTAGTCCAGCTCCTTGGGCACCCAAATGCTAACATTCTCATGCCAGCATTGAGGACTTGCGGAAACATTGTCACCGGAGATGATGTGCAG ACGGACTGCATTATCAATGCTGGTGCTCTTCGTTTCTTGGAAGCTCTTCTGAAGCACCAAAGACCCAGCGTAGTGAAAGAAGCAGCATGGACTGTTTCAAACATCACAGCCGGAAATCCCAATCAAATTCAAGCTGTCATCAATGCTGGAATCCTTCCCTCCATAATCAATATTATTGAAAGT GGTGATTTCAAGTCACAGAAAGAAGCAGTTTGGGTGATTACGAACCTAACAACTGGAGGAACAATTGAGCAGATGGTAATGCTTGTCCAATCTGGTGCCCTTGGACCGTTCTGCAACATGCTGCTGAACAAGGACTGGAAGACAGTGATGGTGGTCTTGGATGGAATCCAAAATATCCTCAGCAATGCTCAAAAAATAGGAGAGGCCGACAGGGTGGCGACCATGATCGAAGTCTGTGGGGGCCTCGACAAGCTGGAAGCTCTTCAGCAGCATTCCAACGAGAAGATCTACCAGAAAGCATTGGCTATCATCGATGCCTTCTTCTCATCTGAA GAAGGTGTTGATTCCTCAGTCGCTCCCACCGAAGTTGATGGACAACTCAACTTTACATCCTCTGCAGCCCCGCAAGGTGGCTTCTCGTTCTAA
- the LOC109039241 gene encoding vesicle transport protein SFT2A, translating to MDKLRKVLSGNEDADDDSSTGIMADISSATTLSWSSRIQAFIICFVLGILMSLLGSLSMFLHKGLALFAVFYTLGNVISLASTCFLMGPFKQLKKMFAETRLIATVVTIIMMILTLFAGLGLKNPPLALLCMILQFLSMTWYSLSYIPYARDMVKKTLTTCIA from the exons ATGGATAAATTGAGAAAAGTTTTGAGTGGCAATGAAGATGCTGATGATGACAGTTCCACTGGCATTATGGCC GACATCAGTAGTGCCACAACATTGAGCTGGTCATCAAGGATACAGGCATTCATCATATGCTTTGTCCTGGGAATTTTAATGTCTCTTTTAGGCTCTCTTTCAATGTTCCTCCACAAAGGGCTCGCCTTGTTCGCAGTATTTTACACTCTTGGCAATGTCATCTCGCTTGCAAG TACTTGTTTTCTGATGGGACCTTTCAAGCAGTTGAAGAAAATGTTCGCAGAGACCAGACTCATAGCGACTGTCGTCACCATCATAATGATGATTCTGACACTCTTTGCTGGGCTTGGTCTTAAAAACCCACCATTGGCCTTGTTATGCATGATCCTGCAGTTTCTCTCCATGACGTGGTATTCTCTCTCTTACATACCTTACGCACGAGATATGGTGAAGAAAACTCTCACCACTTGTATCGCATAA